Proteins encoded together in one Micromonospora kangleipakensis window:
- a CDS encoding OsmC family protein → MPIRTASARWQGNLTEGAGTVRTGKGGLTGNYSFKSRFEEGEGTNPEELIGAAHASCFSMALSKQLADAGATDTSVETTAKVHFDKTDAGMTVTRIDLETVGQAPGMDEAQFTKLAEAAKENCPISRLLSPGAQISLTARLAS, encoded by the coding sequence ATGCCTATCCGTACCGCTTCCGCACGTTGGCAGGGCAACCTCACCGAGGGTGCCGGGACCGTCCGCACCGGAAAGGGCGGGCTGACCGGGAACTACTCGTTCAAGTCGCGCTTCGAGGAGGGTGAGGGGACCAACCCCGAGGAGCTGATCGGCGCCGCGCACGCGAGCTGCTTCTCGATGGCCCTCTCCAAGCAGCTCGCCGACGCGGGCGCGACCGACACCTCGGTGGAGACCACCGCCAAGGTCCACTTCGACAAGACCGACGCGGGCATGACCGTGACCCGGATCGACCTGGAGACGGTCGGCCAGGCCCCGGGCATGGACGAGGCCCAGTTCACCAAGCTGGCCGAGGCCGCCAAGGAGAACTGCCCGATCTCGCGGCTGCTCTCCCCGGGCGCGCAGATCAGCCTCACCGCCCGCCTCGCCTCCTGA
- a CDS encoding Lrp/AsnC family transcriptional regulator — protein sequence MQIDAVDQRIIALLVADARASYADIGIRVSLSAPAVKRRVDRLRSAGVIRGFTAVVDPAAVGWTTEAFVELFCAGRTTPAQIGAAARRHPEVVGAYTVSGEADALVHLRAADIAHLEEALERLRAESFVTSSRSTIVLSRLVESPGVGPSGG from the coding sequence TTGCAGATAGACGCAGTTGACCAGCGAATCATTGCGTTGCTCGTGGCGGATGCTCGCGCGTCGTACGCGGACATCGGCATCCGGGTGTCACTCTCCGCCCCCGCCGTCAAGCGACGGGTCGACCGGCTCCGCTCGGCCGGGGTGATCCGCGGGTTCACCGCGGTCGTCGACCCGGCCGCCGTCGGCTGGACCACCGAGGCCTTCGTCGAGCTGTTCTGCGCCGGCCGGACCACCCCGGCGCAGATCGGGGCGGCCGCCCGCCGGCACCCCGAGGTGGTCGGCGCGTACACCGTCTCCGGGGAGGCGGACGCCCTGGTGCACCTGCGGGCCGCCGACATCGCCCACCTCGAGGAGGCGTTGGAACGGCTGCGGGCCGAGTCCTTCGTCACCTCCTCCCGGAGCACCATCGTCCTCTCCCGGCTGGTCGAGTCGCCCGGCGTCGGCCCCTCCGGCGGCTGA
- a CDS encoding HAD family hydrolase: MGEAPRLVATDIDGTLLRDDRTLSPHTAAVLARISAQGTPVVLVTGRPIRWLQLVYDQLAEPLPAICANGAVVYDPAADEVLRADPLAPELLAEVARRLRAEVPEVSFAVEIVDSRQMRHEAHYPLRWDADHDAIRAVESPEELLSAPAVKLLARAGEQDPDAFVQLVAGALAGLAEATHSSYTGLVEISAAGVTKAAGLAWYCARLGIDERDVLAFGDMPNDVPMLTWAGRAVAVANAHPAVLEIADEVTAANSADGVAAYLEKVFGVG; encoded by the coding sequence ATGGGAGAGGCACCTCGACTGGTCGCGACGGACATCGACGGCACCCTGCTCCGGGACGACCGGACGCTCAGCCCGCACACCGCGGCGGTGCTGGCCCGGATCTCCGCCCAGGGCACGCCGGTCGTGCTGGTCACCGGCCGGCCCATCCGCTGGCTCCAGCTCGTGTACGACCAGCTCGCCGAGCCGCTCCCGGCGATCTGCGCCAACGGCGCGGTCGTCTACGACCCGGCCGCCGACGAGGTGCTGCGGGCCGACCCGCTGGCCCCGGAGCTGCTGGCGGAGGTGGCCCGGCGGCTGCGGGCCGAGGTGCCCGAGGTGAGCTTCGCGGTGGAGATCGTGGACAGCCGGCAGATGCGGCACGAGGCGCACTACCCGCTGCGCTGGGACGCCGACCACGACGCCATCCGGGCGGTCGAGTCCCCCGAGGAGCTGCTCTCCGCCCCGGCGGTCAAGCTGCTGGCCCGCGCCGGCGAGCAGGACCCGGACGCGTTCGTCCAACTGGTGGCGGGGGCGCTGGCGGGGCTGGCCGAGGCGACCCACTCGTCGTACACCGGGCTGGTGGAGATCTCCGCCGCCGGGGTGACCAAGGCGGCCGGGCTGGCCTGGTACTGCGCCCGGCTCGGCATCGACGAGCGGGACGTGCTGGCCTTCGGCGACATGCCGAACGACGTACCGATGCTGACCTGGGCCGGCCGGGCGGTGGCGGTCGCCAACGCGCACCCCGCCGTCCTGGAGATCGCCGACGAGGTGACGGCGGCGAACTCCGCGGACGGCGTGGCCGCGTACCTGGAGAAGGTCTTCGGGGTGGGCTGA
- a CDS encoding ACT domain-containing protein translates to MLDVALLPGEYAVCRLPAGSSFSPTLWVGLGDHDLVTVSWSVDGISLICPARRVPEQAVVETDWRCLRIVGPLDLAVTGTLAALVDPLARARVNVVAFSTYDTDHVLVPAVRLVEATAALERAGHRVRK, encoded by the coding sequence ATGCTCGATGTCGCTCTGTTGCCCGGCGAGTACGCCGTGTGCCGGCTGCCGGCGGGCTCCAGCTTCTCCCCGACCCTGTGGGTCGGACTGGGCGACCACGACCTGGTGACGGTGAGCTGGAGCGTCGACGGGATCTCCCTGATCTGCCCCGCCCGCCGGGTGCCGGAGCAGGCGGTGGTGGAGACGGACTGGCGGTGCCTGCGGATCGTCGGTCCGCTCGACCTGGCCGTCACCGGCACCCTCGCCGCGCTGGTCGACCCGCTGGCCCGGGCCCGGGTGAACGTGGTGGCGTTCTCCACGTACGACACCGACCACGTGCTGGTCCCCGCGGTGCGGCTGGTCGAGGCGACGGCCGCGCTGGAGCGGGCCGGACACCGCGTCCGCAAGTGA
- the ddaH gene encoding dimethylargininase: protein MVTVNQQRVPRKRTYLMCSPEHFAVEYAINPWMDVTAPVDAELAVKQWDRLRETLVGLGHEVHLLTPERGLPDMVFAANGAFVVDGTVYGAQFKHEQRAAEAAAHRAFYESQGWRFIAPSETNEGEGDFAYLPDAHGGLILAGHGFRTELPAHAEAQEALGRPVVSLRLVDPRFYHLDVALASIDDENIVYYPGAFSAASQKVLAQLFPDAVIADDEDALAFGLNLVSDGANVVLNSEATRLAGKLKAAGYTPVPVELAEVKKGGGSVKCCIAELRH, encoded by the coding sequence TTGGTGACCGTGAACCAGCAGCGAGTCCCGCGAAAGCGGACATATCTCATGTGCTCGCCCGAGCACTTCGCGGTCGAGTACGCCATCAATCCGTGGATGGACGTGACCGCGCCGGTCGACGCGGAGCTGGCGGTCAAGCAGTGGGACCGCCTGCGGGAGACGCTCGTCGGCCTCGGCCATGAGGTGCACCTGCTCACCCCCGAGCGCGGGCTGCCCGACATGGTCTTCGCGGCCAACGGCGCCTTCGTGGTCGACGGCACCGTCTACGGCGCCCAGTTCAAGCACGAGCAGCGGGCCGCCGAGGCCGCCGCGCACCGGGCGTTCTACGAGTCGCAGGGCTGGCGGTTCATCGCGCCGAGCGAGACCAACGAGGGCGAGGGCGACTTCGCGTACCTGCCGGACGCGCACGGCGGCCTGATCCTCGCCGGCCACGGCTTCCGCACCGAGCTGCCGGCGCACGCCGAGGCCCAGGAAGCGCTCGGCCGCCCGGTGGTGTCCCTGCGCCTGGTCGATCCGCGCTTCTACCACCTCGACGTGGCGCTCGCGTCGATCGACGACGAGAACATCGTCTACTACCCGGGCGCCTTCTCGGCGGCCAGCCAGAAGGTGCTGGCCCAGCTCTTCCCGGACGCGGTGATCGCGGACGACGAGGACGCCCTGGCCTTCGGTCTCAACCTGGTCAGCGACGGCGCGAACGTGGTGCTGAACAGCGAGGCGACCCGGCTGGCGGGCAAGCTCAAGGCGGCCGGCTACACCCCGGTCCCGGTCGAGCTGGCCGAGGTGAAGAAGGGCGGCGGCAGCGTGAAGTGCTGCATCGCCGAGCTGCGCCACTGA
- a CDS encoding ABC transporter substrate-binding protein produces the protein MSQMNRRRALQLLAALGTSGLAAGCGSDSEETAADSGSPIKIGLIVPGTGANKPIGDEITNGFQLFLRLNDQRLGGHPATLVTAEEGANAKSGQAAVDRLLKEGVLALTGVVSSAVMLGIRDSVEQARVPLIGSNASPTSLQSVVYIWRTSYVLDEPGRALGQYLHELLPANSRIAIVAPNSPSSRDVIDGFRKGYEVNGRSIADKPILTAEAAKLGKDTYVGAIGQALSQRPDAIFCHYAGPAAVQFIKQVYNAGYHGPIYAPGFLTEGTVLGELETEDESIEKYGIETALNYSADLNNTANRVFASAYRETYNASPTTYAMASYDAAQVLDKAIRLVPGNPTPQQVNLALGKIGQIDSPRGPWQFNQPRTPQQKWYLRRVQHDGQLLSNVVINELATLG, from the coding sequence GTGTCGCAGATGAACCGCAGGCGGGCACTTCAACTGCTGGCCGCGCTCGGTACCAGCGGATTGGCGGCCGGCTGCGGCTCCGACTCCGAGGAGACGGCCGCCGACTCCGGCAGCCCGATCAAGATCGGGCTCATCGTGCCCGGCACCGGCGCGAACAAGCCGATCGGCGACGAGATCACCAACGGCTTCCAGCTCTTCCTCCGCCTCAACGACCAGCGGCTCGGCGGCCACCCCGCGACCCTGGTCACCGCCGAGGAGGGCGCGAACGCCAAGAGTGGCCAAGCCGCCGTCGACCGCCTGCTCAAGGAGGGCGTCCTCGCGCTCACCGGCGTGGTGAGCTCCGCCGTCATGTTGGGCATCCGGGACAGCGTCGAGCAGGCCCGGGTTCCGCTGATCGGCTCGAACGCCTCCCCGACCAGCCTGCAGAGCGTCGTCTACATCTGGCGTACCTCGTACGTGCTCGACGAACCCGGCCGGGCGCTCGGTCAGTACCTTCACGAGTTACTGCCCGCCAACAGCCGGATCGCCATCGTCGCCCCGAACAGCCCGAGCAGTCGGGACGTCATCGACGGCTTCCGGAAGGGCTACGAGGTGAACGGCCGCAGCATCGCCGACAAACCCATCCTCACCGCCGAAGCCGCCAAGCTGGGCAAGGACACCTACGTCGGTGCCATCGGCCAAGCGCTGAGCCAACGGCCCGACGCGATCTTCTGCCACTACGCCGGCCCGGCCGCGGTCCAGTTCATCAAGCAGGTCTACAACGCGGGCTACCACGGCCCGATCTACGCCCCCGGGTTCCTCACCGAGGGCACGGTCCTCGGTGAGCTGGAGACCGAGGACGAGTCGATCGAGAAGTACGGCATCGAGACCGCCCTCAACTACTCGGCCGACCTCAACAACACGGCCAACCGGGTGTTCGCCTCGGCGTACCGCGAGACGTACAACGCCTCCCCGACCACCTACGCGATGGCCTCCTACGACGCCGCCCAGGTGCTCGACAAGGCGATCCGGCTGGTCCCCGGGAACCCCACCCCGCAGCAGGTCAACCTGGCGCTCGGCAAGATCGGCCAGATCGACAGCCCGCGCGGGCCCTGGCAGTTCAACCAGCCGCGTACCCCGCAGCAGAAGTGGTACCTGCGCCGGGTCCAGCACGACGGCCAGCTGCTCTCCAACGTCGTGATCAACGAGCTGGCCACGCTCGGCTGA
- a CDS encoding alpha/beta hydrolase family protein yields the protein MSADPRAVLTRPAPPPDVTVAYGDHPEQVADLRRPAGDGPARPLVVVVHGGFWRAEYDRSHTGPMAAALAALGHPVAQVEYRRTGQPDGGWPHTLTDVLAGVAALPGLAAAAMPGRVAGVPPILVGHSAGGHLALYVAAHAPETVGGVLALAPVADLAEAYRLDLDAGAVAALLGGGPADVPDRYATADPSALVPIRVRSVVVHGGQDRQVPVRMSRSWVAAARAAGSPATLVELPECEHFGLIAPGSAAWPRVVDALRSLHDDLQGIDAESPTR from the coding sequence ATGTCCGCAGACCCGCGCGCCGTGCTGACGCGGCCCGCCCCGCCGCCGGACGTCACGGTCGCCTACGGCGACCACCCGGAACAGGTCGCCGACCTGCGCCGGCCCGCCGGCGACGGCCCGGCCCGGCCGCTGGTCGTCGTGGTGCACGGCGGGTTCTGGCGGGCGGAGTACGACCGGAGCCACACCGGGCCGATGGCCGCGGCGCTCGCCGCGCTCGGCCACCCGGTCGCCCAGGTCGAGTACCGGCGCACCGGACAGCCCGACGGGGGCTGGCCGCACACGCTGACCGACGTGCTGGCCGGGGTGGCCGCGCTGCCCGGGCTGGCCGCCGCCGCGATGCCGGGGCGGGTGGCCGGCGTGCCGCCGATCCTGGTGGGTCACTCGGCCGGCGGTCACCTGGCGCTCTACGTCGCGGCGCACGCGCCGGAGACGGTCGGCGGCGTGCTGGCGCTGGCCCCGGTGGCCGACCTCGCCGAGGCGTACCGGCTGGACCTGGACGCGGGGGCGGTGGCCGCGCTGCTCGGCGGCGGCCCGGCGGACGTGCCCGACCGGTACGCGACGGCCGATCCATCGGCGTTGGTGCCGATTCGAGTACGGAGCGTAGTCGTGCATGGTGGGCAGGATCGCCAGGTGCCGGTGCGGATGAGCCGCTCCTGGGTCGCCGCGGCCCGGGCCGCCGGCTCCCCCGCCACCCTTGTCGAGCTGCCCGAATGCGAGCATTTCGGTCTGATCGCGCCGGGCTCCGCGGCCTGGCCCCGGGTGGTCGACGCGTTGCGGTCCTTGCACGATGATCTTCAGGGCATTGACGCAGAGTCGCCGACCAGGTAG
- a CDS encoding bacterial proteasome activator family protein, translating into MGPMTEARSAGQNDEPGHDGIPGTVVVVGPDGRPVGTVQTEEGPGEDPTRLVEQPAKVMRIGSMIKQLLEEVKSAPLDDASRHRMREIHERSIVELKEGLAPELREELERISLPFTEEKAPSESELRIAHAQLVGWLEGLFHGIQAALVAQQMAARVQLEQMRSGRQALPSGPTGVMPGMPGMGQPQGGEGHGTGQYL; encoded by the coding sequence ATGGGACCCATGACCGAAGCGCGCTCAGCTGGACAGAACGACGAGCCGGGCCACGACGGCATCCCCGGCACCGTGGTGGTGGTCGGCCCGGACGGCCGGCCGGTCGGCACCGTGCAGACCGAGGAGGGGCCGGGCGAGGACCCGACCCGCCTGGTCGAGCAGCCGGCCAAGGTGATGCGGATCGGCAGCATGATCAAGCAACTGCTGGAGGAGGTCAAGTCCGCCCCCCTCGACGACGCCAGCCGGCACCGGATGCGCGAGATCCACGAGCGCTCGATCGTCGAGCTCAAGGAGGGGCTCGCCCCCGAGCTGCGTGAGGAGCTGGAGCGGATCTCGCTGCCCTTCACCGAGGAGAAGGCGCCCAGCGAGAGCGAGCTGCGGATCGCCCACGCCCAGCTGGTCGGCTGGCTGGAGGGGCTCTTCCACGGCATCCAGGCGGCTCTGGTCGCCCAGCAGATGGCCGCCCGGGTGCAGCTGGAGCAGATGCGGTCCGGCCGGCAGGCCCTGCCCAGCGGCCCCACCGGGGTCATGCCGGGGATGCCCGGCATGGGCCAGCCGCAGGGCGGCGAGGGGCACGGCACCGGCCAGTACCTCTGA
- a CDS encoding metallopeptidase family protein encodes MEMSRERFEELVGEALDEVPEELLGLMSNVVILVEDDPPPGEHLLGLYEGHALTERGWDYSGVLPDRILIYRRPILRICDTEEDVVDEVAVTVVHEIAHHFGIDDARLHALGWG; translated from the coding sequence GTGGAGATGAGCCGTGAACGGTTCGAGGAGTTGGTCGGCGAGGCCCTCGACGAGGTGCCCGAGGAGCTGCTCGGGCTGATGAGCAACGTGGTGATCCTGGTCGAGGACGATCCACCGCCGGGCGAGCACCTGCTCGGCCTCTACGAGGGGCACGCGCTGACCGAGCGGGGCTGGGACTACTCCGGCGTCCTCCCGGACCGCATCCTCATCTACCGGCGCCCGATCCTGCGGATCTGCGACACGGAGGAGGACGTCGTCGACGAGGTGGCGGTGACCGTGGTGCACGAGATCGCCCACCACTTCGGCATCGACGACGCCCGGCTGCACGCGCTCGGCTGGGGCTGA
- a CDS encoding AIM24 family protein, which produces MRSALFSAENLEKESQQPGMRLQNSKMLKIELNGEAMARVGSMVAYQGQVQFQALGSGGIGKFIKQRLTGEGVPLMKLSGHGDVFLAELAKDVHIIDLEPGDALSINGSSVLAFDSSLQYDIKMVGGAGMASSSGLFNCVFTGHGRIAITTKGTPVVLNVDQPTYVDPQAAVCWSASLQTGYHRAEQLGLGTLLGRSTGEAFTMSFAGQGFVVVQPSEEPPVQGSGVQQQQGGLLGGLLQ; this is translated from the coding sequence ATGCGCAGCGCGCTCTTCTCCGCGGAGAACCTTGAGAAGGAGTCCCAGCAGCCGGGCATGCGGCTGCAGAACTCCAAGATGCTGAAGATCGAGCTGAACGGCGAGGCGATGGCCCGGGTCGGGTCCATGGTCGCGTACCAGGGGCAGGTGCAGTTTCAGGCGCTCGGCTCCGGCGGCATCGGCAAGTTCATCAAGCAGCGCCTGACCGGCGAGGGCGTCCCGCTGATGAAGCTCTCCGGCCACGGCGACGTCTTCCTCGCCGAGCTCGCCAAGGACGTGCACATCATCGACCTGGAGCCCGGCGACGCGCTGTCGATCAACGGCTCCAGCGTGCTCGCCTTCGACTCCAGCCTCCAGTACGACATCAAGATGGTCGGCGGTGCCGGCATGGCGTCCTCGTCCGGCCTGTTCAACTGCGTCTTCACCGGTCACGGCAGGATCGCGATCACCACCAAGGGCACCCCGGTGGTGCTGAACGTCGACCAGCCCACCTACGTCGACCCGCAGGCGGCGGTCTGCTGGTCGGCCAGCCTCCAGACCGGCTACCACCGGGCGGAGCAGCTCGGCCTGGGCACGCTGCTCGGCCGCAGCACCGGCGAGGCGTTCACGATGAGCTTCGCCGGTCAGGGCTTCGTGGTGGTGCAGCCCTCCGAGGAGCCGCCGGTGCAGGGCAGCGGCGTCCAGCAGCAGCAGGGCGGCCTGCTCGGCGGCCTGCTGCAGTGA
- the pheA gene encoding prephenate dehydratase, which translates to MPGTPPTRYVYLGPEGTFAEQALRTVPAAERGSRTPARSVGEALDSVRAGDADAALVPLENSIGGAVGVTLDEMAEGEPLVITREVILPVEFVLAARPGTSLADVRSVAAHPQASTQCRGWLRDHLPDATVVDVLSNGAAAAGAAGGEYDAAVCAPIGASRHRLTVLADKIADHPDAVTRFALVSRPGPPPPPTGDDVTSLAVYIAHDRVGALLSVLMELAVRGINLTRIESRPTGEALGRYVFFLDCTGHVADVRLGEALQGLRRVCADVRFLGSYPRHRWSPAAAERPVPAPAGLSDADYADAAAWLSRLRAGELS; encoded by the coding sequence ATGCCCGGAACACCGCCGACCCGCTACGTCTATCTGGGGCCCGAGGGCACCTTCGCCGAGCAGGCGCTGCGTACCGTGCCCGCCGCCGAGCGGGGCAGCCGTACGCCGGCCCGCAGCGTCGGCGAGGCGCTGGACAGCGTACGGGCCGGGGACGCCGACGCCGCCCTGGTGCCGCTGGAGAACTCGATCGGCGGCGCGGTCGGGGTGACCCTCGACGAGATGGCCGAGGGCGAGCCACTGGTGATCACCCGGGAGGTGATCCTGCCGGTGGAGTTCGTGCTGGCCGCCCGTCCGGGGACCAGCCTCGCCGACGTGCGCAGCGTGGCGGCGCACCCGCAGGCGTCCACCCAGTGCCGGGGCTGGCTCCGCGACCACCTGCCCGACGCGACGGTGGTCGACGTGCTCTCCAACGGCGCCGCCGCGGCCGGCGCGGCCGGCGGCGAGTACGACGCGGCGGTCTGCGCCCCGATCGGGGCGTCCCGGCACCGGCTGACGGTGCTCGCCGACAAGATCGCCGACCACCCGGACGCGGTGACCCGGTTCGCCCTGGTCTCCCGCCCCGGCCCACCCCCGCCGCCCACCGGGGACGACGTCACCTCGCTGGCCGTCTACATCGCCCACGACCGGGTGGGTGCCCTGCTCTCCGTGCTGATGGAGCTGGCCGTCCGGGGGATCAACCTGACCCGGATCGAGTCCCGCCCGACCGGCGAGGCGCTCGGCCGGTACGTCTTCTTCCTCGACTGCACCGGCCACGTCGCCGACGTCCGGCTCGGCGAGGCGTTGCAGGGGCTGCGGCGGGTCTGCGCCGATGTGCGCTTTCTCGGGTCGTACCCCCGGCACCGCTGGAGCCCGGCGGCGGCCGAACGGCCGGTCCCCGCACCGGCCGGCCTCTCCGACGCCGACTACGCCGACGCGGCGGCCTGGCTGTCGCGGCTGCGCGCCGGCGAGCTGAGCTGA
- a CDS encoding HAD family hydrolase, with amino-acid sequence MTRPGLPKLIATDLDGTLVRSDDTVSAYTHEVLDRVRAAGIPVVGATGRGPRLTELTRNDIRAADFLVMAGGGRVVDQSDPTGPVVLRDERLPGPVLARLLADLEAAVGPLTVMVEASDEHDAPLWGDYHPSWPYPDRFEARSRAECVSSDVIKAFARTADHHVDELLATARRIVPPETATLTQAGLGFIEICPPGVDKSTGLSVVAQTLGVDPAEVLVFGDMPNDLPMFAWAGWARVAVANAHPEVRAAADEVTLRNDDDGVAVYLDRLLSR; translated from the coding sequence ATGACCCGCCCGGGACTGCCCAAGCTGATCGCCACCGACCTCGACGGGACGCTCGTCCGCAGCGACGACACCGTCTCCGCGTACACCCACGAGGTGCTCGACCGGGTGCGGGCCGCCGGGATCCCGGTGGTCGGCGCGACCGGTCGCGGACCCCGCCTGACCGAGCTGACCCGCAACGACATCCGCGCCGCCGACTTCCTGGTGATGGCCGGCGGGGGACGGGTGGTCGACCAGAGCGACCCGACCGGCCCGGTGGTACTGCGTGACGAACGTCTCCCCGGCCCGGTGCTCGCCCGGCTCCTCGCCGACCTGGAGGCGGCGGTCGGCCCGCTCACCGTCATGGTCGAGGCCTCCGACGAGCACGACGCCCCGCTCTGGGGCGACTACCACCCGAGCTGGCCCTACCCGGACCGGTTCGAGGCGCGCAGCCGCGCGGAGTGCGTCTCCTCGGACGTGATCAAGGCGTTCGCCCGGACCGCCGACCACCACGTCGACGAGCTGCTGGCCACGGCCCGCCGGATCGTCCCGCCGGAGACGGCCACGCTCACCCAGGCCGGGCTCGGCTTCATCGAGATCTGCCCGCCCGGGGTGGACAAGTCGACCGGGCTCAGCGTGGTCGCGCAGACCCTCGGGGTCGACCCGGCCGAGGTGCTGGTCTTCGGCGACATGCCCAACGACCTGCCGATGTTCGCCTGGGCGGGCTGGGCGCGGGTGGCGGTCGCCAACGCCCACCCGGAGGTCCGCGCCGCGGCCGACGAGGTGACCCTGCGCAACGACGACGACGGCGTGGCGGTCTACCTGGACCGACTACTCTCCCGCTGA